A single Acidobacteriota bacterium DNA region contains:
- a CDS encoding tetratricopeptide repeat protein: MKLKATLPVLSASGLVLMFFAFQLLLVVGAQDIGHLGVNDDPAPLFQAKRIRKFIARNNIRKNDTLIADVSTMAGTAMRPAPRPNVVAAATPTPSVLPNTAAASNTALIAAPVNMAGALPTNAPTLAKISPYEEAMARADIAASMGKQSAAIEAYRQALNLEPNAPDALLGLADALHDAKDYAQADKEYQQLIAQQPNSIEARRGHADVLYELKRWDEAIAEYQAAIKAGATDAGIYNNYGNALFRTGDRAKREQAIVQYRVAVQKDPKFGEAHAGLANALRTAKQLTEAQQLAEQAVQLAPESAVAHSILGRVYADLKDFPRATAEGEKAVQLSPSDAFMHVNLGGIYSLQGRLDDALRSYLRACSYDKQWAFPHNSLGNLFMKMNRPPEAIEEFTSAANLEPRSSTIQNNLGTALATQRKWNEAIGHFQQAAQFDPRNTTAFSNLGSAFVAQQRYTEAIEAFKRASEIEPQNTSYKLALADTYKLAGNAKEAKLLYQELEKLGVSTKQEQEKKKKKK, from the coding sequence ATGAAGCTCAAAGCCACACTGCCAGTCCTGTCCGCGTCGGGGCTGGTATTAATGTTCTTCGCGTTTCAACTTTTGCTCGTCGTTGGCGCCCAAGACATTGGACATCTAGGCGTCAATGATGATCCTGCACCGCTGTTTCAAGCCAAACGCATCCGCAAATTCATCGCCCGTAACAATATTCGCAAGAACGATACCTTGATTGCCGATGTGAGCACGATGGCAGGCACGGCCATGCGTCCGGCCCCCAGGCCGAATGTCGTGGCGGCGGCCACACCCACGCCCAGTGTGTTGCCCAATACGGCGGCGGCCAGCAATACCGCCTTGATTGCCGCGCCGGTCAATATGGCGGGTGCGTTACCCACGAACGCCCCTACCCTAGCCAAAATCTCGCCGTATGAGGAAGCTATGGCCCGTGCCGACATCGCGGCTTCGATGGGCAAACAAAGCGCTGCCATCGAGGCGTATCGGCAAGCGTTGAATTTGGAGCCGAATGCGCCCGATGCGCTCTTGGGCCTGGCCGATGCCTTGCACGATGCCAAAGACTACGCGCAGGCCGACAAGGAATATCAGCAATTGATCGCGCAACAGCCGAACTCCATCGAAGCGCGGCGTGGACACGCTGATGTACTTTATGAATTGAAGCGTTGGGACGAAGCGATTGCGGAATATCAGGCGGCAATCAAAGCTGGCGCTACCGATGCGGGTATCTATAACAATTATGGTAACGCTCTGTTCCGCACCGGCGACCGCGCCAAACGCGAGCAGGCGATTGTGCAGTATCGGGTAGCCGTCCAGAAAGATCCGAAATTCGGCGAAGCCCACGCAGGCTTGGCCAATGCCTTGCGCACCGCCAAGCAATTGACCGAAGCGCAACAATTGGCTGAACAAGCCGTCCAACTCGCGCCCGAATCAGCCGTCGCGCATTCGATTTTGGGCCGTGTTTATGCCGATCTAAAAGATTTCCCGCGCGCCACCGCCGAGGGTGAAAAGGCTGTGCAGTTGTCGCCGAGCGATGCCTTTATGCACGTCAACCTGGGCGGCATTTATTCGCTGCAAGGCCGCCTTGACGACGCGCTCCGTTCGTACTTGCGCGCCTGTTCGTATGACAAGCAATGGGCTTTCCCGCACAACAGCCTGGGCAATCTTTTCATGAAAATGAATCGCCCGCCGGAAGCGATCGAAGAATTCACTTCGGCCGCGAACCTGGAGCCGCGCAGTTCGACGATTCAAAACAATCTGGGCACCGCGCTCGCGACGCAACGCAAATGGAACGAGGCCATCGGGCATTTCCAACAAGCCGCCCAATTCGATCCGCGCAATACCACGGCGTTTTCCAATTTGGGCAGCGCCTTTGTGGCGCAACAGCGCTACACGGAAGCAATTGAGGCCTTCAAGCGCGCCAGTGAGATCGAGCCGCAAAACACGTCGTACAAGTTGGCGTTGGCCGACACCTACAAGCTCGCGGGCAACGCAAAAGAAGCCAAACTTTTGTACCAGGAGTTGGAAAAGCTCGGCGTGAGCACCAAGCAAGAGCAAGAGAAAAAGAAGAAGAAGAAGTGA
- a CDS encoding PAS domain-containing protein yields MSWDPSVRTRHFTVMTALLLVAVAAWLCFNLTRLLNAQLVTRHRAIETLADQVTLIAQQAILSRPQETPQAAVGQDRALIALVKASIGERKDFAYCAIIAEDGTIIAEADPFDLRRQTDRLYPFEAFEAARWLKQLAVVLRRSDIFELNLPISLSNKPFVNILVGVPAAGLRQELIPSLKLGLVLSLIILGGGMLFAALLSGYVLRPLREIVASIENLEEESLSHAALAVSANPATSGELPTAPVNPPHDMQNIAQRLRELGRRFAGSRNEIETIRDQLQQVVGNLTERVLLLDREQRVILASPEAEKLLGNGNFTLRGKRLPDALTRTHPLSIITERAFSGRQSLQEMATIAANGAGHPQTILASLQLFQDRGQPAGALLTLRDFETIQRLETQLDFASKVAALNRITAGVAHEVKNPLHSMVIHLELLSAKLDAGLDPKQHLDILTSEVNRLKRVVQTFLDFTRPVEVKLKDMDANTLVREVILLAADAREQGVNLVEQYGKSPLTIKADSDLLKQSLLNIIVNGCQAMSEKGDGGKLTIETGRLHEDEQEMVFISIRDTGPGIPEQVREKIFNLYFTTKPQGSGIGLAQAFRAVQLHNGKIQLDTELGKGTCFRILLPKA; encoded by the coding sequence ATGAGTTGGGATCCAAGTGTTCGCACCAGGCATTTCACCGTGATGACCGCGCTCTTGTTAGTGGCAGTGGCGGCTTGGCTGTGCTTTAACCTGACGCGCTTGCTCAACGCGCAACTCGTCACCCGGCACCGCGCCATCGAAACGCTGGCCGATCAGGTCACGCTGATTGCCCAGCAGGCCATCTTGAGCCGTCCGCAGGAAACGCCCCAGGCCGCCGTCGGCCAGGATCGGGCGCTGATTGCGCTGGTCAAAGCCAGTATCGGTGAACGCAAGGATTTCGCCTATTGCGCCATCATTGCCGAAGACGGCACGATCATCGCCGAAGCCGATCCGTTCGATTTGCGCCGCCAGACCGACCGGCTCTATCCCTTTGAAGCCTTTGAAGCCGCGCGCTGGCTCAAGCAATTGGCGGTGGTGTTGCGCCGCAGCGATATTTTTGAGTTGAACCTGCCGATCAGCCTGAGCAACAAACCCTTCGTCAACATTCTGGTCGGCGTGCCTGCCGCTGGGCTGCGCCAGGAATTGATCCCTTCGCTCAAACTGGGACTGGTTTTGTCACTGATTATCTTGGGCGGCGGGATGTTGTTTGCGGCCCTGCTGTCTGGTTACGTGTTGCGTCCCTTGCGCGAGATTGTGGCCAGCATCGAGAACCTGGAAGAGGAAAGTCTCTCACACGCCGCGCTGGCCGTCAGTGCCAATCCGGCAACCAGCGGCGAATTGCCCACTGCACCCGTCAACCCGCCGCACGACATGCAAAACATCGCGCAACGTTTGCGCGAACTGGGCCGCCGCTTCGCCGGCAGCCGCAACGAAATCGAAACCATCCGTGACCAATTGCAACAGGTCGTCGGCAATCTGACCGAACGTGTCTTGCTGCTCGACCGCGAACAGCGCGTCATCCTGGCCAGCCCCGAAGCCGAAAAGCTGCTCGGCAACGGCAACTTCACCTTGCGCGGTAAACGGCTGCCCGATGCACTCACACGCACGCATCCGCTTTCGATCATCACCGAACGCGCCTTCAGCGGACGCCAATCGTTGCAAGAGATGGCGACGATTGCCGCGAATGGGGCGGGGCATCCGCAAACGATTCTGGCCTCGCTACAACTCTTTCAGGATCGCGGCCAACCGGCGGGCGCGCTGCTGACCTTGCGGGATTTCGAGACGATTCAACGGCTCGAAACGCAACTTGATTTCGCCAGCAAGGTCGCCGCGCTCAACCGCATCACCGCCGGGGTCGCGCACGAAGTCAAAAATCCGCTGCACTCGATGGTGATTCATCTCGAACTGCTGTCGGCGAAACTAGACGCGGGCCTTGATCCCAAACAGCACCTCGACATCCTGACTTCCGAAGTCAACCGCCTGAAGCGCGTCGTGCAAACCTTCCTCGATTTCACGCGCCCGGTCGAAGTGAAACTCAAAGACATGGACGCCAATACCCTGGTGCGCGAAGTCATCCTGCTAGCCGCCGATGCGCGTGAACAGGGCGTCAACTTGGTCGAGCAATACGGCAAAAGCCCGCTCACGATTAAAGCCGATTCCGATTTGCTCAAACAATCGCTGCTCAACATCATCGTCAACGGCTGCCAAGCCATGTCCGAAAAAGGCGATGGCGGCAAACTGACCATCGAAACGGGCCGCCTTCACGAAGACGAGCAGGAGATGGTTTTCATCTCGATCCGCGACACCGGGCCGGGCATCCCTGAGCAGGTGCGCGAAAAGATTTTCAACCTCTATTTCACCACCAAACCCCAAGGCAGCGGCATCGGCCTCGCGCAGGCCTTCCGCGCCGTGCAATTGCACAACGGTAAGATTCAACTCGACACCGAACTGGGCAAGGGCACGTGCTTTCGGATTCTGCTGCCCAAAGCATAG
- a CDS encoding MaoC family dehydratase N-terminal domain-containing protein: MDKTFDDYQLDEILLTRTRTITEADIVNFAGLSGDFHELHMSEEYAKRGPFGRRIAHGALVFSISTGLMIQMGASEHIIAFYGLDKLRFVKPVFIGDTLRVKKRVLELAAKDDQRGVVAFETTVLNQHDEPVIVYIDRVLVKRRG; encoded by the coding sequence ATGGACAAAACCTTCGACGACTACCAACTGGATGAAATCCTGCTCACCCGCACGCGCACGATCACCGAAGCCGACATCGTGAACTTTGCCGGCCTGTCGGGCGATTTCCACGAACTGCACATGAGCGAGGAATACGCCAAGCGCGGCCCCTTCGGCAGGCGCATCGCTCACGGCGCGCTCGTGTTCAGCATTTCAACGGGGCTGATGATTCAGATGGGCGCGAGCGAGCACATCATCGCGTTTTACGGCCTGGACAAACTGCGCTTCGTCAAACCGGTCTTCATCGGCGATACCCTCCGCGTCAAAAAACGCGTGCTCGAACTTGCGGCCAAAGACGACCAGCGCGGCGTGGTCGCGTTTGAGACGACTGTGCTGAACCAGCATGACGAGCCAGTGATTGTTTATATTGATCGGGTGTTGGTGAAACGGCGCGGTTGA
- a CDS encoding TonB-dependent receptor — translation MKYPASSRLKFSLLFLTLAIFTPVNAQVPTGSLRGNVVDPSKAIIPGALVEVKSKAAGEARQFTTKNDGAFLISSLLPGEYEVKVTAKGFKTAVSSITIQVGVTSTTEINLEVGQQSETVVISGDSTAVVNPTDFKIDGVISRQKVDGLPLNGRNFLQLAALEPGVRVSTGSPGDANNLFNVSIGGGNSDLTRLTVDGGNIVDPVTGGAAQNFSVDTVQEFQISSFNFDLATGVTSVGAVNIVSRTGSNEYHGTGFGFYRDNHMSAYPTLNRVANNPDPFFRRLQAGFTLGGPIIKDKLVWFTNLERLNQTTAYSTIHTGAPVFQQFDTVSSSPYKGWLYNLRFDYTLNSKHTFFLRYSSDNNRVFAPVTNNVLPSDWRANKNDVYQGQAGWTASWRPNLVNQLSFNYQYIGNKSLIPSTADCPGCIGLGGAQVRVNGSSFVMGNSTDAPQNRALFRYETTDNLTWTKGRHIVQTGLNWEKAYGTGGWSFVDPAIVVTHDPRTVKDINDAIDALAGGLGLPANDPIGQQLRGIFGPVAPSLKLPLPAAFTTPGARITANDILGLPVAFIVRGLGDGSQPPPFNSSFARHTQRWRFYGQDTWNIGKGLTLKYGLSYVYENKLWNHDLKKSSLFANTGLYGTTDPNARDKNNFAPSVGFAYNVKNDNKTVVRGGFSMAYDTSLYVNRLTERAILGPLGNGRVILPGDFFQNTISFPQLPAQVAGALPVVSQALLAVANTPGLPADQRAQLLLIGGAVVPNLGVINPATGARLSAATLQVLPTKLTTAQALQLVAQQGALIQNQFNQLAQAGVIGADFFKTVSQTSVLIDPNIKIPYSTTASIGLQRQLPWNMAVNADFVWRRYLHTFFQRDRALWNRAPAAGGPIVRPCATAAEATNPTVRCLNGPFEVLEGSGRDDYKALLVKLEKRFAQRAQFTASYAYSRLRSFNYTRDIASPFAFPGYAGSDRPHALTFSGLWDIAWGFKAGLIVTYESGAPLSASIPGSNNSDLNGDGSNNDYLPGTGFNTLNRDINADQLRQLVAQYNQSVAGKAAPRGGQFPAITLPSNFDLGDSFQSHDLRLSKEINIVKERLKLELIGEVFNLFNLSNKLGYSGSLDTGFGQPTSKANPILGIGGPRIFQIGGRLKF, via the coding sequence ATGAAATATCCCGCCAGTTCAAGGTTGAAATTCTCGCTGTTGTTTCTCACCCTGGCCATTTTCACTCCGGTCAACGCCCAAGTGCCGACGGGTTCGTTGCGGGGCAATGTCGTTGATCCGTCAAAGGCCATCATTCCCGGCGCCCTGGTCGAGGTCAAAAGCAAAGCCGCGGGTGAAGCGCGCCAATTCACCACCAAAAACGACGGCGCCTTTTTGATTAGCAGCCTGTTGCCCGGCGAATACGAGGTCAAAGTCACGGCCAAGGGTTTTAAGACCGCCGTGTCCAGCATCACGATTCAGGTCGGCGTGACCTCCACCACAGAAATCAATCTGGAAGTCGGGCAGCAATCCGAAACCGTGGTGATCTCCGGCGATTCGACCGCCGTCGTCAATCCTACCGACTTCAAGATTGACGGCGTCATCTCGCGCCAGAAAGTGGACGGCCTGCCGTTGAATGGACGCAACTTTTTGCAACTGGCCGCGCTCGAACCGGGTGTGCGCGTTTCGACGGGCAGCCCCGGCGATGCCAACAATCTTTTTAACGTTTCGATTGGCGGCGGCAACTCCGATCTGACGCGGCTGACGGTGGATGGCGGCAACATCGTTGATCCGGTGACGGGCGGCGCGGCGCAAAACTTTTCGGTGGATACGGTGCAGGAGTTTCAAATCTCCAGCTTCAATTTCGATCTGGCGACGGGCGTGACGTCGGTGGGCGCGGTCAATATCGTCTCGCGCACGGGCAGCAACGAATACCACGGCACGGGCTTCGGCTTTTACCGTGACAATCACATGTCGGCCTATCCGACCTTGAATCGCGTGGCGAACAATCCCGATCCGTTTTTCCGCCGCTTGCAAGCGGGCTTTACGCTGGGCGGCCCGATCATCAAAGACAAACTGGTCTGGTTCACCAATCTGGAACGGCTCAATCAAACGACGGCCTATTCGACGATTCACACCGGCGCGCCGGTCTTTCAGCAATTCGACACGGTGTCGTCCAGCCCGTACAAAGGCTGGCTCTACAACCTGCGCTTCGATTACACGCTCAACAGCAAGCACACTTTCTTTTTGCGCTACAGTTCCGACAACAACCGCGTCTTTGCGCCCGTGACTAACAATGTGCTGCCTTCGGACTGGCGCGCCAACAAGAATGACGTGTATCAGGGACAAGCCGGCTGGACGGCGAGTTGGCGGCCCAATCTGGTCAATCAACTCAGCTTCAACTATCAATACATCGGCAACAAGAGCCTGATTCCCAGCACGGCGGATTGCCCCGGCTGCATCGGTCTGGGCGGCGCACAAGTGCGCGTCAACGGCAGCAGCTTCGTGATGGGGAACAGCACCGACGCGCCGCAAAACCGCGCCTTGTTCCGCTACGAAACAACCGACAACCTGACCTGGACGAAAGGCCGGCACATTGTGCAGACGGGGCTGAATTGGGAGAAGGCTTATGGCACGGGCGGCTGGAGCTTTGTTGACCCGGCCATCGTGGTCACGCACGACCCGCGCACGGTCAAAGACATCAACGACGCGATTGACGCGCTGGCGGGCGGCTTGGGCTTGCCTGCCAATGATCCGATTGGACAGCAACTGCGCGGCATCTTCGGCCCGGTCGCGCCCAGTTTGAAATTGCCGTTGCCAGCAGCGTTCACGACACCCGGCGCGCGCATTACCGCAAACGACATTCTGGGCTTGCCGGTAGCCTTCATCGTGCGCGGCCTGGGCGATGGCAGCCAGCCGCCGCCGTTCAATTCTTCCTTCGCCCGTCACACGCAACGCTGGCGTTTTTATGGACAAGACACCTGGAATATCGGCAAAGGGCTGACGCTGAAATACGGGCTGTCGTATGTTTATGAAAACAAGCTCTGGAACCATGATCTGAAAAAGTCGAGCCTGTTTGCCAACACGGGTCTTTACGGCACGACTGATCCGAACGCCCGCGACAAAAACAATTTCGCGCCTTCGGTGGGCTTTGCCTACAACGTCAAAAACGACAACAAGACGGTCGTGCGCGGCGGCTTTTCGATGGCGTATGACACGAGCCTTTATGTCAACCGGCTGACTGAACGCGCGATTCTGGGGCCGCTGGGCAATGGGCGCGTGATTTTGCCGGGCGACTTTTTCCAAAACACGATCAGCTTCCCGCAACTGCCCGCGCAGGTTGCTGGCGCCTTGCCCGTAGTTTCGCAGGCGTTGTTGGCGGTCGCCAATACGCCGGGCTTGCCCGCCGATCAACGCGCGCAGTTGCTCTTGATCGGCGGCGCGGTCGTGCCCAATCTCGGCGTCATCAATCCGGCGACGGGCGCACGGTTGAGCGCGGCGACGTTGCAAGTGTTGCCAACGAAGTTGACCACTGCGCAGGCGCTGCAATTGGTCGCGCAACAAGGCGCGCTGATCCAAAACCAATTCAACCAACTGGCCCAAGCCGGCGTGATCGGCGCGGACTTTTTCAAGACCGTCTCGCAAACCTCGGTGCTGATTGATCCGAACATCAAGATTCCCTATTCGACGACCGCCAGCATTGGGCTGCAACGACAGTTGCCCTGGAACATGGCGGTGAATGCCGATTTTGTCTGGCGGCGCTATCTGCACACCTTCTTTCAACGCGACCGCGCGCTCTGGAATCGCGCTCCGGCGGCGGGCGGCCCCATCGTGCGGCCTTGCGCCACGGCGGCAGAAGCCACCAATCCAACCGTGCGTTGCCTGAACGGGCCGTTTGAGGTGCTGGAAGGCAGTGGGCGCGACGATTACAAGGCGCTGCTGGTCAAGCTCGAAAAACGCTTCGCGCAACGCGCGCAGTTCACCGCGTCGTATGCATACTCGCGGCTGCGCAGCTTCAATTACACCCGCGACATCGCCAGCCCCTTCGCCTTTCCCGGCTATGCCGGCAGCGACCGTCCGCATGCCTTGACGTTTAGCGGGCTGTGGGACATCGCCTGGGGCTTCAAGGCGGGCTTGATCGTGACCTATGAGAGTGGCGCGCCGCTCTCGGCCAGCATCCCCGGCAGTAACAACAGCGATCTGAATGGCGACGGCTCGAACAACGACTACCTGCCAGGCACAGGATTCAACACGCTCAATCGCGACATCAACGCCGATCAGTTGCGCCAACTGGTCGCGCAATACAATCAATCGGTGGCGGGCAAAGCTGCGCCGCGTGGCGGGCAATTCCCGGCCATCACTTTGCCGTCGAATTTCGATCTGGGCGATTCCTTTCAATCGCACGACCTGCGGCTCTCGAAGGAAATCAACATCGTCAAAGAGCGGCTGAAACTCGAATTGATTGGCGAGGTCTTCAACCTCTTCAACCTGTCGAACAAGCTCGGCTACAGCGGCAGCCTGGATACGGGCTTCGGACAACCGACCAGCAAGGCCAATCCGATTTTGGGCATTGGCGGGCCGCGCATTTTCCAAATCGGCGGACGGCTTAAGTTTTAG
- a CDS encoding carboxypeptidase regulatory-like domain-containing protein, producing the protein MNSRHSFKCVLLLLGWLGLSVLPGWAQSNQVRGKVRLPSGETIAGVVVELWQNGARMAQTVTTRDGDFTFNSLAPAEYQVIVNYLGYQRAAELVTVAAAKPTKAGGNIAPALIEIQLKEPPPPPAPKPAYAPFTQTVPFAARLFFTEAQARFKAAKPAEGLAKLKEALTVFPDYFDALFTLANEAHKSKDDETALATLERARKVYDGDARIYRLFGLIMSKQQKYLVAEFAFREALQRDPAHAQSYQAHGITLLELGLAEKTPQQRRKFFDQAEQQMQTALKQSGHKLLAVHLNLAEVYEARGENQAAIRELETYLKLQPNTPNAAAIRASITRLSQ; encoded by the coding sequence ATGAATTCCAGGCATTCATTCAAATGCGTGTTATTGCTGCTGGGCTGGCTCGGGCTAAGCGTGTTACCCGGCTGGGCGCAAAGTAATCAAGTGCGCGGCAAGGTGCGCCTGCCTTCCGGCGAAACAATCGCGGGCGTGGTCGTCGAGTTATGGCAAAACGGCGCGCGCATGGCCCAGACCGTGACGACGCGTGACGGTGATTTCACCTTCAACAGCCTGGCGCCTGCCGAGTATCAGGTCATCGTCAATTATCTGGGCTATCAACGCGCGGCTGAACTGGTGACGGTTGCGGCAGCCAAGCCAACCAAAGCTGGCGGCAACATTGCGCCTGCCTTAATTGAAATTCAACTTAAGGAACCGCCACCGCCGCCTGCGCCCAAACCAGCGTATGCGCCTTTCACGCAAACCGTCCCGTTCGCGGCGCGGCTCTTTTTCACCGAGGCGCAGGCCAGATTCAAAGCCGCCAAACCTGCTGAAGGGTTGGCCAAATTGAAAGAAGCGTTGACGGTCTTTCCCGATTATTTTGACGCGCTCTTCACGCTGGCCAACGAAGCGCACAAAAGCAAAGATGACGAAACGGCCCTGGCGACGCTGGAACGCGCGCGCAAAGTCTATGACGGCGACGCGCGCATCTATCGGCTCTTCGGTCTGATTATGTCGAAGCAGCAAAAATATCTCGTCGCCGAATTCGCTTTCCGTGAAGCGCTGCAACGCGATCCCGCGCATGCGCAAAGCTATCAGGCGCACGGCATCACACTGCTGGAACTAGGGCTGGCTGAAAAGACGCCGCAACAACGCCGCAAATTTTTCGATCAAGCCGAGCAGCAAATGCAAACGGCGCTCAAGCAAAGCGGCCACAAACTGCTCGCCGTGCATTTGAATCTGGCCGAGGTCTATGAAGCGCGCGGCGAAAACCAGGCTGCGATTCGCGAACTGGAAACCTATCTCAAGCTGCAACCAAACACCCCCAATGCCGCCGCGATTCGCGCCTCCATTACACGCTTGAGCCAGTAA